In Desulfovibrio desulfuricans, the genomic stretch CCGCTGGAACGAACAATGTAATAGATCTGTTCATTGCTTTCAGTCACATACAGCTTTTGGCGAGTAAGTGTGCCAAGCGCTTCGTCATACCAGGAACATTCCGAAAAAAGACGACCGCAAAAAGCAAAGTCGCAGCCGTTGTCCTGTTTCAGGCAAATGTCTTCCATGGTTTTCTGCACGTCCATTCATTCCCTCCGCAGGCTCAGACCATCAACCAATGGCCACAAAAATCCCCAGTTAACGTTGGGGAAAACTAGCACCGCACCAGAAGCATTGTCAATAAAGCGCAGCAAGCGAACAACAAAATCGCATGCACAAAGTGCAATTAAAATTTATAACACACCAATATATATACTTAAAAAAGATATGTTTTCTTTTGCGGTTTACCCTAAAGAAAATGGAAAACCGTACCTGTCATGAACAAAACCGGAGGGGGAAGACAAGGGCACTCACAGGTAGTTTTTTCTGCCCGGAGCACTCGTTATTCCCAACACGCATTGCGGTTGCGGCTCTGCCGGGTCTGACCGTTGGCTCTTCAGCGTGTGCGCCGCTGCCGAGTAAAGCGCGCATAGGCACGCGCCACTGGCGATGCAGGATCCATTGCCTCCAGATACACGCCATCAGCGCACAGAGGCTCTGGTGGCCGTAACCGGGGCGCGGGCTTATCCTTATTTGCCGTTTTCCGCGTTGCGGCCTTGTCCAGCCCTGCCTTGCCCATGAGCAGGTTGACCTTTATGGCGCTGAAAAAGGGCTGTTCCATAAAGGCATTGACCCTCTCCAGCATTTCGCCTGCCATAAGGTGCAGCTCCTGCGCCAGCATGGCATCCTCTGCCCCTATAAGCAGAACATCCCGATGATGCCCCATGGGCCGCGCCAAAGGCGCAAGCTCAGGCCCCATGACCATGCCCCAGTTGAGCCAGAGCTGTTGCAACCGCGCTCGCGTTTCTCCCTGGCCGGGGGCCGCGCCGAGCCCCGCCATCACGGAGGCCATGACCTCCATGGCGTGCACGGGCTGAGAGTCTTTCTGTCGTTTGCGGAATACGGCCATTATCCTTCCTCGAAAACAGGCGGCAACCCTGATCCTGGCTGGGATTTGGGTGTTGCTGGGCGGGGGCTTCTGGCTATGCCTGTTTTGAACATATTGACTATATGCTGATATATTGATACTTACATCAATCAAATTTGATTTACTGAACCTGGACAGATAATGGCACTTTTATTTTTCAAAGCTCTGTCGGACGAAACCCGCCTGCGGCTGGTTCATATTCTGCTGCATTACGAACTCTCGGTCAACGAGCTGGTCAGTATCCTTGATATGGGGCAATCGCGTGTTTCGCGACACCTCAAAATTCTTACCGAGGCCGGGCTGCTCACCTCGCGCCGTGATGGCCTGTGGGTTTTTTATGCCACACCTCGCGCGGGCGAAGAGCTTGATTTTTTGCGCGCCATCACCCCCTTTGTCCACCCGGATGCCGCCATGCGGGCAGACCTCAATATGGCCGCCCAGATTCTTGAAGAACGCGCGCTTAAAACCCGCCAGTTCTTTAACGCCATTGCGGAAGACTGGGACGAGTTGAACCGCGAGGTTCTTGGCAGCTTTGATCTGGCCGAGGCAGTTTGCGATGCCATGCCTGACGGATGCGGCACCGCTGTAGACCTCGGCTGCGGCACGGGCGCGGTGCTTGCGCGCATGCTGCCAAAGGCGCAAGGGGTCATTGGGGTGGACGGCTCCGCCCGCATGCTTGAAATCTGCCGCCGCCGCTTTACGCCGGAGGACCTGGCCGAGGGCCGCGTTTCACTGCGTATTGGCGAACTGAGCCACCTGCCGCTGCGCGACCACGAGGCGGATTTTGCCTGCATCAACCTTGTGCTGCACCATCTTTCTGACCCGGCTGAAGGCCTGCGCGAGATCCGGCGCATCATGGCGGTGGGAGGCAGGTTTTTTGTGGCCGATTTTCAACGCCATGCCGATGAGACAATGCGCTCCCGCTACGGCGACCGCTGGCTTGGCTTTGACGAGCAGCAGCTTGGCCTTGATCTGGCTGCGGCTGGCTTTGCGGTTTTGCACTGCAAGCACATGCAGGTGAACAGAAACATGACCATGCTTCTGCTCAGCGCCGAAGCCCGCTGACAACCTGGCCCAGCGGCCCATATTTCCCCAAATTTTACCGACAACAACAAAATTGCGGATAGGAGAAAACAATGATTAAGCCTCTTGACCTGACCCTTGACTACAAAGTGGCCGACATATCTTTGGCTGACTTTGGCAAAAAAGAAATGCAGCTTTCCGAGCGCGAAACGCCCGGCCTCATGGAATGCATCAAAAAATACGGCCCCACCCGGCCCCTCAAGGGCCTCAAGGTCACCGGCTCCCTGCACATGACCATTCAGACGGCCATGCTCATCAAGACCCTGCACGCCCTTGGCGCAGACATCCGCTGGGCCTCATGCAACATCTTTTCCACCCAGGATCACGCCGCCGCCGCCATTGCGGAAAGCGGCATGGCCAAGGTCTTTGCCTGGAAGGGCGAAACCCTTGAAGACTACTGGTGGTGCACGGAAATGGCCCTCACCTGGCCTGACGGCAGCGGCCCCGACCTTATCGTGGACGACGGCGGCGACGCCACCCTGCTGATCCACAAGGGATTTGAGGCGGAAAACGACCCCTCCATCCTTGACCAGAAGACCGACAACAAGGAATTTCAGTGCATTCTTGACCGCCTCAAGCTGCGCCTCAAGGAAGACCCGCAGCACTGGCACAAGGTTGCCGCCAAGGTAAAGGGCGTTTCGGAAGAAACCACCACCGGCGTTCACCGCCTCTACCAGCTCGAAGCCGCCGGAACCTTGCTGTTCCCGGCCATCAACGTCAACGACTCGGTCACCAAGTCCAAGTTCGACAACCTGTACGGCTGCCGCGAATCCCTGGCTGACGGCATCAAGCGCGCCACCGACATCATGGTGGCAGGCAAGGTGGTTGTGGTCGTGGGCTACGGCGATGTGGGCAAAGGTTGCGCCCAGTCCATGCGCGGCTTTGGCGCGCGCGTGCTGGTGACGGAAATCGACCCCATCTGCGCCCTTCAGGCCGCTATGGAAGGCTTTGAAGTCACCACGGTTGAAAACGCCCTTCCCCAGGGCGATATCTATGTGACCTGCACCGGCAACTACCATGTCATCACCGGCGCCCATATGGAAGCCATGAAGGACGAGGCCATTGTGTGCAACATCGGCCACTTCGACAGCGAAATTGAAATGTCCTACCTGGAAAACACCCCCGGCATCACCTGCCTGAACATCAAGCCGCAGGTGGACAAGTGGACGCTCAAGTCCGGCCGCAGCATCATTGTACTGGCCGAGGGCCGTCTGGTTAACCTTGGCTGCGCCACTGGGCACGCCAGCTTTGTCATGTCCAACAGCTTCACCAACCAGACCCTTGCCCAGCTCAAGCTTGCCTCCGAGCCGCTGGAAAACAAGGTCTACACCCTTCCCAAGGAACTGGACGAAGAAGTGGCCCGCCTGCACCTTGCCCGCCTTGGCGTCAAGCTTACCACGCTTACCCCCGAGCAGGCCGAGTACATCGGCGTGAAGGTTGAAGGGCCGTACAAGCCCAGCCATTACCGCTACTAATCAGTTCAGCGGATATTACTGAAAAAGCCGGGGCATTGCTCCGGCTTTTTTTGTCCTCGCACTCGCGCATAAATAATACAACATAATTATACTTTAAATTTGGTTTTATTTCCTGTTTATCCAAGCAGGCTGTAAATTTTAAACAATTCTTAGTTCAATGATATATTTTATGACAATTTAAATACACTTTTTTTAGTTACTATATTGTACATTTTTTTTGAACCAAAAAATATTTTTTACACTGCAACATCTTAAAATTAACCATGATCATATTATTTTTATATAATAAAATCTTCTAAATCCATTCCTTCTTTTTATTCAAGACGAATATTTCTTTATTATTCATTTTTTTATTCTCGTATCCATTTTCTGTATATCTATACTAAACAAAAATAGTTCCGATAGATCTTAAATCATGGAATTGATTTCATGATTCCAACAACAAGTGTTATAATTAGGTTTCTTATTTTATATAAACCACAACACCGAGCACTACTAACCAATAAGACTATAGTGGAGAAGCATCATGAAGTTGAGTGTCAAGTTATCCCTGATGGCAGGTTTTTTAATGGTTCTGACTGTTGCCCTTGGACTTTTCAGCCTTGTGCAGATGTCAAAAATCAATGACGGCTCAACAGACATCAATCAGAACTGGCTTCCGTCCACACGATACGCCTTGAATCTCAATATAGATATGACTGGCTTTAGGCTGGCGCAGGTACAGCTTGCCAACAGCCCTGAAGCGCAAGACAGGGCGCACTACCAGACCCGCATGGACGCTTATTTGAAGAGTATTGAAACGAATAAATCCAAGTATGCGGCCCTCATTGCTTCGCCTGAAGAAAGAAAGGTTTATGAGGCGTTTCTGCGCGAATGGCAGAGCTATCTGGATACTTCCAAACAAATTGTTCGTCTTGCAGATCAAGGACAAATGGATGAAGCGCGAAGCCTCACCCGGGGTGAAACACGCGCTGTTTTTGAAAAGTGCAGCACCAGCCTGACTGAACTTGTCCGCATAAATACGGAAGGCAGCCTGGCCGCCAGCAAAGGCTGCGACGACTTGTATGCCTCGGCAAAACTTTTGGTTATCTGCCTGCTGGTGGCCTCTATTCTGGCAGGAACAGCCACTGCGGTTGTCATTCTGCGCGGCACCCACAAGCAGCTGGGCAAAGACCCCGGCGAACTGAACACTATTGCCCTGCGGGTTGTGGACGGCGACTACAACATTGACGATGGCAGCCCCAAGGCTGGCGTGTACGAATCCATTGTAGCCATGGTGGCGGCCCTCAAGGGCCACATTGACCACGCCAAGGAAGAATCCCGCAAGGCTCAGGAAGCGGCAGAACAGGCCCGCAAGGCCCAGATTGTGGCAGAAGAAGCCACCGCGCGGGCAGAAACAGCCCGTAAGGAAGGTCTGCTTGACGCCGCCACCCAGCTTGAAGGCGTGGTCAACGTCATCGCATCTGCCTCTGAAGAACTTTCTGCCCAGATCGAGCAGTCTTCGCACGGCGCAGAGCAGCAGGCCCACCGCATTGCGGACACAGCTACGGCTGTGGAAGAAATGAACGCCACAGTTATTGAGGTTGCCAAGAACGCCGGAGCCGGGGCAAACCTGTCCGCTTCCACTCAGGGCAAGGCCAAGGAAGGCGATGATGTA encodes the following:
- a CDS encoding HAMP domain-containing methyl-accepting chemotaxis protein; translated protein: MKLSVKLSLMAGFLMVLTVALGLFSLVQMSKINDGSTDINQNWLPSTRYALNLNIDMTGFRLAQVQLANSPEAQDRAHYQTRMDAYLKSIETNKSKYAALIASPEERKVYEAFLREWQSYLDTSKQIVRLADQGQMDEARSLTRGETRAVFEKCSTSLTELVRINTEGSLAASKGCDDLYASAKLLVICLLVASILAGTATAVVILRGTHKQLGKDPGELNTIALRVVDGDYNIDDGSPKAGVYESIVAMVAALKGHIDHAKEESRKAQEAAEQARKAQIVAEEATARAETARKEGLLDAATQLEGVVNVIASASEELSAQIEQSSHGAEQQAHRIADTATAVEEMNATVIEVAKNAGAGANLSASTQGKAKEGDDVTTKCRRAMDEVQAETIGLKTNMDTLSVHAQAINEIMTVISDIADQTNLLALNAAIEAARAGEAGRGFAVVADEVRKLAEKTMSSTQDVGKAIQAIQESSKEGVRRMDQAVGKVNLAADLAEKCGAALAEILSLAEQTADQVRSIATASEEQSASSEEIARSVEHVNTIAAETSQAMGEASKAVSELAAQAQNLSRIITHLKNS
- the ahcY gene encoding adenosylhomocysteinase; the protein is MIKPLDLTLDYKVADISLADFGKKEMQLSERETPGLMECIKKYGPTRPLKGLKVTGSLHMTIQTAMLIKTLHALGADIRWASCNIFSTQDHAAAAIAESGMAKVFAWKGETLEDYWWCTEMALTWPDGSGPDLIVDDGGDATLLIHKGFEAENDPSILDQKTDNKEFQCILDRLKLRLKEDPQHWHKVAAKVKGVSEETTTGVHRLYQLEAAGTLLFPAINVNDSVTKSKFDNLYGCRESLADGIKRATDIMVAGKVVVVVGYGDVGKGCAQSMRGFGARVLVTEIDPICALQAAMEGFEVTTVENALPQGDIYVTCTGNYHVITGAHMEAMKDEAIVCNIGHFDSEIEMSYLENTPGITCLNIKPQVDKWTLKSGRSIIVLAEGRLVNLGCATGHASFVMSNSFTNQTLAQLKLASEPLENKVYTLPKELDEEVARLHLARLGVKLTTLTPEQAEYIGVKVEGPYKPSHYRY
- a CDS encoding ArsR/SmtB family transcription factor; translated protein: MALLFFKALSDETRLRLVHILLHYELSVNELVSILDMGQSRVSRHLKILTEAGLLTSRRDGLWVFYATPRAGEELDFLRAITPFVHPDAAMRADLNMAAQILEERALKTRQFFNAIAEDWDELNREVLGSFDLAEAVCDAMPDGCGTAVDLGCGTGAVLARMLPKAQGVIGVDGSARMLEICRRRFTPEDLAEGRVSLRIGELSHLPLRDHEADFACINLVLHHLSDPAEGLREIRRIMAVGGRFFVADFQRHADETMRSRYGDRWLGFDEQQLGLDLAAAGFAVLHCKHMQVNRNMTMLLLSAEAR
- a CDS encoding DUF721 domain-containing protein; amino-acid sequence: MAVFRKRQKDSQPVHAMEVMASVMAGLGAAPGQGETRARLQQLWLNWGMVMGPELAPLARPMGHHRDVLLIGAEDAMLAQELHLMAGEMLERVNAFMEQPFFSAIKVNLLMGKAGLDKAATRKTANKDKPAPRLRPPEPLCADGVYLEAMDPASPVARAYARFTRQRRTR